One Pleurocapsa minor HA4230-MV1 DNA segment encodes these proteins:
- the folE gene encoding GTP cyclohydrolase I FolE produces the protein MTTVSSNGSNRSESLGNNSNPLKSSLLDQIASRPDRNTHNGQAAQIKATSEAAKEQMMSAVYTMLESVGEDPEREGLLKTPKRVAEAMEFLTSGYNQSLDDLVNGAIFDEGHNEMVLVRDINFFSLCEHHMLPFMGRAHVAYIPNQKVVGLSKLARIVEMYARRLQVQERLTRQIAEAVQAILEPQGVAIVMEASHMCMSMRGVQKPGSWTVTSAMIGVFQDEQKSREEFLNLIRHQPNFG, from the coding sequence ATGACAACAGTTTCTTCTAACGGTTCTAATCGTTCTGAATCATTGGGCAATAATTCTAACCCGCTAAAATCTAGTTTGTTAGATCAAATTGCCAGTAGACCAGATCGCAACACCCACAACGGACAAGCTGCACAAATCAAGGCGACTTCAGAAGCTGCTAAAGAACAAATGATGTCGGCAGTTTACACTATGCTAGAGTCAGTGGGGGAAGATCCAGAGCGAGAAGGATTACTTAAAACTCCCAAAAGAGTTGCTGAAGCCATGGAGTTTTTGACTAGTGGCTACAACCAATCCTTAGATGATTTAGTTAATGGCGCGATTTTTGACGAAGGACACAATGAAATGGTGTTAGTGAGAGACATCAACTTCTTTAGTCTCTGCGAACACCATATGTTACCGTTTATGGGTAGAGCGCACGTAGCATATATTCCCAATCAAAAAGTGGTAGGGTTGAGTAAGCTGGCTCGCATCGTCGAAATGTATGCCCGCCGTCTTCAGGTACAAGAACGCCTTACTCGTCAAATCGCCGAAGCAGTTCAAGCAATTTTAGAGCCACAAGGAGTTGCCATAGTGATGGAAGCTTCTCATATGTGTATGTCGATGCGGGGAGTACAAAAACCTGGCTCTTGGACGGTTACTAGCGCGATGATTGGTGTGTTTCAGGATGAGCAGAAAAGTCGTGAGGAATTTCTAAATCTCATTCGCCATCAGCCTAATTTTGGCTAA
- a CDS encoding SDR family oxidoreductase — MNPPSNQLRAIITGASSGIGKATALAFAESGIELALVSRSEAKLQALVLEIEQKTQTKAKAYPLDLAVVDRVDQAISAICASFGPIDILVNNAGMGYTNLLKNTTLVDWQKILELNLTSVFQCVQGVLPQMRDRNSGTIINVASIAASNAFPEWGAYSVSKAGLVAFSKALSLEERSNGIRTVIISPGSVNTPIWDTDTVKADFNRSAMLTPEIVAQSILHTALLPSQAVVEEMIVMPSGGAL, encoded by the coding sequence ATGAATCCACCCTCAAATCAACTGAGAGCAATCATCACAGGGGCGAGTAGTGGCATTGGCAAAGCAACGGCTTTAGCCTTTGCCGAATCTGGGATTGAGCTTGCTTTAGTCAGCCGCTCTGAAGCTAAACTACAAGCTTTAGTCTTAGAAATCGAGCAAAAAACCCAAACTAAAGCAAAAGCTTATCCGCTAGATTTAGCTGTAGTAGATCGAGTTGATCAGGCTATTTCTGCCATCTGCGCTTCTTTCGGCCCTATTGATATTTTAGTCAATAATGCGGGAATGGGGTATACCAATTTACTAAAAAATACAACTTTAGTAGATTGGCAAAAAATACTTGAGCTTAACCTCACTAGCGTTTTTCAGTGTGTCCAGGGAGTTCTACCCCAGATGCGCGATCGCAATTCAGGAACTATCATTAATGTTGCCTCAATTGCAGCCTCGAATGCTTTTCCTGAGTGGGGCGCTTATAGTGTCAGTAAAGCAGGGTTGGTGGCTTTCAGTAAAGCGCTATCGCTAGAGGAGAGGAGTAATGGGATTCGTACCGTAATTATTTCTCCTGGGTCGGTAAATACTCCTATTTGGGATACAGATACGGTTAAAGCAGATTTTAATCGCTCGGCAATGCTTACCCCAGAAATTGTTGCCCAGTCGATACTCCATACAGCTTTACTACCCAGTCAAGCGGTAGTTGAGGAAATGATCGTTATGCCCAGTGGAGGGGCTTTATAA